The proteins below are encoded in one region of uncultured Eubacteriales bacterium:
- a CDS encoding hypothetical protein (Evidence 5 : No homology to any previously reported sequences) gives MICENTPRLKNGTGLQSPPADNVLGKMTGKG, from the coding sequence TTGATCTGTGAAAATACCCCCCGGCTGAAAAACGGGACCGGACTGCAAAGTCCGCCCGCAGATAATGTTCTGGGGAAAATGACTGGGAAAGGGTGA